Within the Gemmatimonadaceae bacterium genome, the region CTGCTGATCATGCCCGGTGAGACGCGCACGCTCAAGTGGGTGCCGAAGGCGCTCGGCGTGTACCCGATGTACTGCACCGACTTCTGCTCGGCGCTCCACCAGGAAATGCAGGGATACGTTCGCGTGTCGCCGGTGGGCTCGAGTGTGCCGCTGATGGCCAACACGGTGAAGGCGCAGGGGCAGGCGGCCCGCGCCGAGAAGTTCAAGCACTAGGAGACGGTCATGTTCGCCCCACGCCTGAATCGCTGGCTCACCGCCCTCGCCGCCCTGCTGCTGGCGAGCGCCCTGCTCTTCCCGCTGTGGTCGGTGTCGCTCATCGCGCCGCAGTATCCCGAGGGGCTCGGCATGTACATCTGGGCCCACACGGTCACGGGCGTGGGCGCGAACGACCTGCAGAACATCAACGGGCTCAATCACTACATCGGCATGCAGACGATCGTGCCGGATGCGATTCCCGAGCTCGCCATCATGCGCCCAGGCATTCTTGCCATGAGTGCCCTCGGGCTGCTGGTCGCGGCCCTCGGGCGCCGCCGCCTGCTCCAGGCGTGGGCGCTGGCCCTCGTGGCGGCGGCGCTCGTGGGGCTCGTGGACTTCTGGAAGTGGGAGTACGACTACGGGCATCACCTCGATCTCGAACACGCCCCGATCAAGGTGCCCGGGATGTCGTATCAGCCGCCGCTCATTGGCAGCAAGCAGTTGCTCAACTTCACGGCCACGTCGTTGCCCGCCACGGGTGGCGTGTTGGCCATCGCCGCGGTGGTGTTGGCTGCCGGCGCGGCGGTACTCGGTGGCGGCGCGACGCAGCCCACGCCGAGCCGGCGTGCACCGGAGCCGCGCGCCGCGCGGATGTCGGACGACGCGCCCGTGCTCACGCATCGCTGAGGAGGCCGCCATGCGCGTCGCCGCTACCGTTCGCCACGCCGCCCTGCTGCTGTCGCTGGCCACCGCCATCGCCTGCGACAGCGACCTGCGGCCGCTCGTCCCGGGTACCGACGCCTGCGGGTATTGTCGCATGACCATCGACGATGTGCGCTTCGGCGCGCTCGTGAAGACGGCCAAGGGTCGTCTGGAGACGTTCGACTCGATCGAGTGTGCCGCGTCCTACGTGGCCACACTGGCTCCGGCGCTCGCGCCGCAGGGCATCTGGGTGGCGGACTTCGATCATCCAAGCCATTGGCTCGACGCGCGGAAGGCGCGATTTGTACAGAGCAGTCAGCTGCGTTCGCCGATGGGGCGCGAGTTGGCCGCTTTCTCGGCCGATTCCACCGAAGCCAGTCTGGCGGCCCGCTTCGGCGGCCGCAGTGTGAGCTGGACCGACGTGTTGACGCAGTCGCGGACCAAGCTGGGCTTGGCGCCGAGGCATGGTCAGATCGTGCGACCGGTCACGTGGGAGCCGGCCGGTGATTGAGCGGGGGATGATCACCGCCGCGTGCGTGCTGCACGGGTTGCTCGCGGTCGCCTGTGCGGGGGCACCGGCGGCGGCGCAGCGCGCGCCGGCGTCCATCAGCGATACGATCTGGGTGTCGGCCACGCGTCCCGGCGCGATGCGCACGCTGACGGCCGCCGTCGCGGCCGCCCCGCGCCATGCCACGGTGCGCGTGGAGGCCGGCGTCTATCGGGAGCCGCCCATTGCCATTCGGACGCCGCTCACACTCGTCGGTGAGCCGGGCGCGATTCTCGACGGACAGGGGCAGCACGAGATTCTTGGCATCGGCGCCGATTCGGTGACGGTGCGCGGGCTGCTCTTCCGGAACACCGGCACCAGCCAGGCCACCGACCGCGCCGCCCTGCGCGTGGTCGAGGCGGCCGACTGCCTCATCGAAGGCAACCGCTTTGAGAACACGCTCTTTGGCGTGTACCTCCAGCGCGCGCGACACTGCATCGTGCGTCGCAATACGCTCATCGGGCTTGCCGGGTCGCAGACCGTCACCGGCAACGGCCTCCACTCGTGGAACGGCCGCGACATCCTCTTCGAGGACAATGTCGTGCGCGGACACCGTGACGGCATCTACTTCGAGTTCACCGTGGGCAGCGTGGCGCGCCGCAACATCAGCGAGCAGAGCCATCGCTACGGGCTGCACTTCATGTTCTCCGACTCCTGCCGCTACGAAGGCAACACCTTTCGCGACAATGAGTCCGGCGTCGCGGTGATGTATGCCAAGCATGTGGCCATTACCGACAATCACTTCGAGCGCAGCCGGGGCAGTGCCAGCTACGGCCTGCTGCTCAAAGAGATCAGCGACAGCAAGATCCAGCGCAATCAGTTCATCGACAACTCGGTCGGGCTGCACATGGAAGGCGCCAACCGCAACGATGTGGCGGACAACGACTTCGTGCGCAACGGCTGGGCCGTGCGGGTGCTCGCCGATGCGCAGGACAACCAGCTCCACGGCAACGCGTTCCAGGGGAACGTGTTCGATGTGGGCACCAACAGCCGCAGCAACTACAGCACGTTCCGCAACAACTGGTGGGATCGCTATCGCGGCTACGATCTCAACCACGATGGCGTGGGTGATGTCCCGCACGCGCCCGTGCGCCTCTTTGCCCTGCTGGTGCAGCAGTCGCCGTCGGCGCTCGTACTGGTGCGGAGCCTGCTGGTGGACGTCCTCGATGTCGCTGAACGGGTCGTCCCGACACTCACCCCCGAAACCCTGCGTGATGGCGCCCCGCTGATGCGAGCGCCACGGAGCCTGCCATGACGACCCCGCTCATGCCGTCCCTGGTGGAGGTGCGCGGTTTAACCAAGCGATACGGTGTCCGCACCGTGTTGCGCGGTGTCGATCTCGACCTGCCGCGCGGTGCCGTCACCGCAATCATCGGCCCCAACGGCGCCGGCAAGACCACGCTCAACAAATCGCTGCTCGGGCTGGTGCGACCCGACAGCGGCACCATCCGCTTTGACGGGGCCGATACGGCGGGCGCCATCGCACACCGCGCACGTATTGGCTACATGCCGCAGACGCCGCGCTTTCCGGAGTCCTTCACGGCCGGCGATGTACTCACGCTGCTGGAAGATTTCCGTGGCGAAGGCGCACGTGATCGCTCGCTCATCGACGCGTTCGATCTCCAGCCGATGCTGGGACAAGCCGCGCGTGCCCTTTCAGGCGGTCAGCGCCAGCGTCTCAATGCGGCGGCCGCATTTCTGTTCGTCCCCGATCTGCTGCTCCTCGATGAACCCACCGCCGGTCTCGATCCGATCGCGAGCAGCGTGCTCAAGGACAAGATTCGCGCGGTGCGCAGTGAGGGACGAGCAGTGGTGATTACCTCGCATATCTTGAGTGAGCTCGAGGAACTCGCCGATCGCGTGGTGTTTCTGCATGAGGGTCAGGTGCGCTGGACCGGCGCGCTCGATGACCTCATGGCGCGCACCGATGCCGAGACGCTCGAGCGTGCCATCGCTCAACTCATGCGTCGGACGTCGCGTGACGAGGTGGCCGCATGACTCTCGCCCCGGCATTTGTGCTCGAGGAATCACCAGCAACGGTGCGCCACGCCTCCGATGTGGTGCGCGCAACGCCGTCCCGCTCCCGTTCCCGTTCCGTGGTAGGGACGGTGCTTCGCCATGAACTGCGCAACGTTACCCGCAACCGCGGCGTGCTGGTCTTTGGTGCAGGCACGCTGCTACTCACGGAAAGCGTGCTGCGCCTGACCGGCACCGCCGCGCGAACCCTCACGACACTGCTCGATCTGGTGCTGCTGGTGGTGCCGCTCGTGACGATTATGTTCGGGATCATCAGCTGGCATGCCTCGCGCGAGTTCAACGAGCTGCTGCTCGCGCAGCCGGTGCCGCGCCGGTCGCTCTTCGTCGGGCTTTACCTCAGCCTGGTGCTGCCGCTCGCCACGGCCTTCGCGCTGGGTGTGCTGCTCCCGCTGGCGGCGCATCGGGCGCTCGCGCCCGAGAGCATGGCGCTGCTGGGCTCGACCATTGGCGGCGGCATCGCGCTCACGTTCGTCTTTGGCGGCCTCGCGCTGCTCGTGGGTATTCGGGTCGATGATCGCCTACGCAGCGTGATGCTCGGGCTCATGGTGTGGCTGCTGCTCACCGTGGGCTACGATGCCGTGGTGCTTCTCGTCTCGACGACGTGGTCGGACTACGCCCTCGAGAAGCCGATGCTCGGGCTCATGCTCGGCAATCCGGTGGATCTCGCGCGTTCGCTCATCGTGCTGCATAGCGATGCCGCGGCACTCATGGGATACACCGGGGCCATTCTCCACCGCTTCCTTGGCAGCGCGATCGGCACGATGGCCGCGATTGGTGGTCTGCTGCTCTGGATCGGTCTCCCCGCCTGGCTCGCTCAGCGCGCGTTTGCGCGCCGCGACTTCTGACTTCGCCTGATACCCCCCCCTCTGCCTCTCACGCCCCATGCTGGAGATTTCATGCGCCGCTTCTCTTCGCTGTCCCTGACGACGCTGGCCGCCGCCGGCGCACTCACCCTCCTCGCTGCCTGCGGCGGCGACGATAAGGCCGCCAGCGGCGAAAGCAGCGCCAGCGGTGGCGGTGCCTCGGCCACGCCCTCCGTCTCCACCTCGATGGACCCCAAGAGCATCACGCCGGCCGAGATCGCCCTCGGCGACTCGGTCTTTCACGGTCTCAAGGGTGCCGCGTCCTGCCAGGCGTGTCACGGCCCCAAGGCCGATCAGGGTACCGTCGCGCCGAATCTCACCGACGCCGAGTGGCTCCACAGCGACGGCAGCTTCGAGGGGATCTACAACACGATCAAGAGCGGCGTGATGGCCCCGAAGCGGTTCAGCGGCGTGATGCCCCCATTTGGTGGTGCGCCGCTCGATGCAGCACAGCATAGAGCCGTAGCGGCCTACGTCTATTCATTGAGTCACAAGATGTGATTCGGGCATCGGAACTCAGAAGCCAGGGGGAAGACGTCAGGGGGAAGTACCACTCCCTCCTGATCGCTTCCCCCTGGCCCCTGAAGAACAGTGCCCGTGACGAGCACACACCGGCGTGTGCGCTCGACTGCGTCGAGCGCTCTCCCCGCTACGCCAG harbors:
- a CDS encoding nitrous oxide reductase accessory protein NosL, whose product is MRVAATVRHAALLLSLATAIACDSDLRPLVPGTDACGYCRMTIDDVRFGALVKTAKGRLETFDSIECAASYVATLAPALAPQGIWVADFDHPSHWLDARKARFVQSSQLRSPMGRELAAFSADSTEASLAARFGGRSVSWTDVLTQSRTKLGLAPRHGQIVRPVTWEPAGD
- a CDS encoding c-type cytochrome — protein: MRRFSSLSLTTLAAAGALTLLAACGGDDKAASGESSASGGGASATPSVSTSMDPKSITPAEIALGDSVFHGLKGAASCQACHGPKADQGTVAPNLTDAEWLHSDGSFEGIYNTIKSGVMAPKRFSGVMPPFGGAPLDAAQHRAVAAYVYSLSHKM
- a CDS encoding nitrous oxide reductase family maturation protein NosD, with amino-acid sequence MITAACVLHGLLAVACAGAPAAAQRAPASISDTIWVSATRPGAMRTLTAAVAAAPRHATVRVEAGVYREPPIAIRTPLTLVGEPGAILDGQGQHEILGIGADSVTVRGLLFRNTGTSQATDRAALRVVEAADCLIEGNRFENTLFGVYLQRARHCIVRRNTLIGLAGSQTVTGNGLHSWNGRDILFEDNVVRGHRDGIYFEFTVGSVARRNISEQSHRYGLHFMFSDSCRYEGNTFRDNESGVAVMYAKHVAITDNHFERSRGSASYGLLLKEISDSKIQRNQFIDNSVGLHMEGANRNDVADNDFVRNGWAVRVLADAQDNQLHGNAFQGNVFDVGTNSRSNYSTFRNNWWDRYRGYDLNHDGVGDVPHAPVRLFALLVQQSPSALVLVRSLLVDVLDVAERVVPTLTPETLRDGAPLMRAPRSLP
- a CDS encoding ABC transporter permease translates to MTLAPAFVLEESPATVRHASDVVRATPSRSRSRSVVGTVLRHELRNVTRNRGVLVFGAGTLLLTESVLRLTGTAARTLTTLLDLVLLVVPLVTIMFGIISWHASREFNELLLAQPVPRRSLFVGLYLSLVLPLATAFALGVLLPLAAHRALAPESMALLGSTIGGGIALTFVFGGLALLVGIRVDDRLRSVMLGLMVWLLLTVGYDAVVLLVSTTWSDYALEKPMLGLMLGNPVDLARSLIVLHSDAAALMGYTGAILHRFLGSAIGTMAAIGGLLLWIGLPAWLAQRAFARRDF
- a CDS encoding ABC transporter ATP-binding protein, giving the protein MTTPLMPSLVEVRGLTKRYGVRTVLRGVDLDLPRGAVTAIIGPNGAGKTTLNKSLLGLVRPDSGTIRFDGADTAGAIAHRARIGYMPQTPRFPESFTAGDVLTLLEDFRGEGARDRSLIDAFDLQPMLGQAARALSGGQRQRLNAAAAFLFVPDLLLLDEPTAGLDPIASSVLKDKIRAVRSEGRAVVITSHILSELEELADRVVFLHEGQVRWTGALDDLMARTDAETLERAIAQLMRRTSRDEVAA